One Terriglobia bacterium genomic window, GCGGCGTCCGGAACCTCGGATGGACTTTGGCAAACGAGTGCGGCAACAAACCGTCACGCGCCATCGAAAAGAAGATGCGAGGCTGTCCGAGCTGAAACACCAGCAATACTGCCGTATGCGCAACAACGGATCCGAATGCCACGATGCCCACAAACAGATTGGCATAACGGCCGATGTTGGCATACTGCAGCGCCATGGTGAGCGGCTCGGCCTGTTCGGTTGCGAGTTTTTGTTTCAGCACGGGAAACGGAATGATTCCCGTGAACACCGCCGCCACCAGAATGTAGATTACCGTCGAGATGATCAGGGATCCCACGATACCGATCGGCAAATCCCGGCTTGGATTTCGAGTCTCTTCCGCAACCGTGGACACCGCATCGAAGCCGATGTACGCGAAAAACACGATGGCCGCGCCAGCCTGTACGCCCGCCCACCCGTTGGGCATGAAGGGATGAAAGTTGGCGCCATGCATGTATCCCCAACCGACTGCGATAAAGAAGCCGAGGACGATGAGCTTGAGCACGACCATCATCGTGGTCATCGTCGCGCTTTCGCGGATTCCGATCACGAGGACGACGGTTATCGCCGCCACAATGCCGAACGCCAGAATGTTGAAAACAATCGGAACGCCGAAAACGTGAGGCGCGCTCTGGAGCAGCCCGGGAATACGCGCCGCTGTGCGGTAATCGGTCGAGATCCAGTCCGGAATGGTGATGCCGAATCCCGAAACCAGCGTCTTGAAATAGTTCGCCCAGCTGATCGCGACCGCGACATTCCCGACCGCATATTCGATGATCAGGTCCCAACCGATGATCCACGCGATCAGCTCTCCCAGCGTCGCGTAAGCATAGGTATAAGCGCTTCCGGAAATCGGGATCATGGCGGAAAATTCCGCGTAACAGAGGGCTGCGAATCCGCACGCGATCCCGGTGAACACGAACGAGAGAATAAGTGCCGGGCCCGCGCCGGGCCGTGTCGGATCGCCCGCAGCGGCCGTGCCGATGGTTGCGAAGATCCCGGCGCCGATGATGGCTCCGACGCCGAGCGCCGTTACATCGACAGGACCAAGCACTTTCTTCAGCCGGCTCTCAGGCTCCTCCAGATCTGCGGCGAGCTGATCCATGCTCTTACGCCGGAAGAGGTCTTTGATCATTACCTGGCCATGCCTGCATCGTACATACGGCCGTACTCCAGGTATTG contains:
- a CDS encoding amino acid permease, with the protein product IPGVRPYVRCRHGQVMIKDLFRRKSMDQLAADLEEPESRLKKVLGPVDVTALGVGAIIGAGIFATIGTAAAGDPTRPGAGPALILSFVFTGIACGFAALCYAEFSAMIPISGSAYTYAYATLGELIAWIIGWDLIIEYAVGNVAVAISWANYFKTLVSGFGITIPDWISTDYRTAARIPGLLQSAPHVFGVPIVFNILAFGIVAAITVVLVIGIRESATMTTMMVVLKLIVLGFFIAVGWGYMHGANFHPFMPNGWAGVQAGAAIVFFAYIGFDAVSTVAEETRNPSRDLPIGIVGSLIISTVIYILVAAVFTGIIPFPVLKQKLATEQAEPLTMALQYANIGRYANLFVGIVAFGSVVAHTAVLLVFQLGQPRIFFSMARDGLLPHSFAKVHPRFRTPHVTTILTGVAVGVCAMFTSIDEMVDLTNIGTLFAFILVCIGIVILRHREPDRRRTFRVPWSPVLPLLGVASCIYLMLGLPWITWVRFALWLVVGMVIYFFYGFRRSRLRA